In Aspergillus fumigatus Af293 chromosome 4, whole genome shotgun sequence, one genomic interval encodes:
- the ppoA gene encoding peroxidase/cytochrome P450 family protein — MSEKQTGSANGGLGKTLAQLEQVVSASLRPLPSQTGDGTYVTEQVKTGILKDLSHVDLGDLKTLVDVSKSALTGEALDDRKYIMERVIQLSAGLPSTSQIGKELTNTFLTTLWNDLEHPPISYLGRDAMYRRADGSGNNVLWPHIGAAGTPYARSVQPKTVQSPNLPDPETLFDCLLARKEYKEHPNKISSVLFYIASIIIHDLFETDRKDPAISLTSSYLDLSPLYGNNQQEQDLIRTFKDGKLKPDCFSTKRVLGFPPDVGVVLIMFNRFHNYVVEKLAMINEGGRFTKPQESDTAAYAKYDNDLFQTGRLVTCGLYVNIILKDYVRTILNINRTDSIWSLDPRSEMKDGLLGRAAAQATGNQVAAEFNLVYRWHSCISQRDQKWTEDMYQELFPGQDPSKISLQDFLRGLGRWEAKLPGEPRERPFAGLQRKADGSYDDNDLVKIFEESVEDCAGAFGALHVPTVFRSIEALGIQQARSWNLATLNEFRKYFNLAPYKTFEEINSDPYVADQLKRLYDHPDRVEIYPGIIVEDAKESMAPGSGLCTNFTISRAILSDAVALVRGDRFHTVDFTPKHLTNWAYNEIQPQDSVDQTHVFYKLVLRAFPNHFRGDSIYAHFPLVVPSENKKILTKLGTADKYSWDRPNYTPPPQFINSHSACMSILSDQETFKVTWGSKIEFLMRHNNQPYGRDFMLSGDRTPNAMSRQMMGKALYRDKWETEVKRFYENITLKLLHRYSYKLAGVNQVDVVRDIANLAQVHFCASVFSLPLKTESNPRGIFTESELYQIMAVVFTSIFYDADIGKSFELNQAARAVTQQLGQLTLANVELIAKTGFIANLVNSLHRHDVLSEYGVHMIQRLLDSGMPAPEIVWTHVLPTAGGMVANQAQLFSQSLDYYLSEEGSVHLPEINRLAKEDTTEADDLLLRYFMEGARIRSSVALPRVVAQPTVVEDNGQKITLKQGQHIICNLVSASMDPVTFPEPDKVKLDRDMNLYAHFGFGPHQCLGLGLCKTALTTMLKVIGRLDNLRRAPGGQGKLKKLSGPGGIAMYMTPDQTAFFPFPTTMKIQWDGDLPEVKE; from the exons ATGTCTGAGAAGCAAACCGGTTCAGCCAATGGTGGACTTGGAAAGACCCTGGCTCAGCTCGAGCAGGTTGTCTCAGCGTCGCTGCGGCCTCTGCCTAGCCAAACAGGCGATGGCACCTATGTCACGGAGCAAGTGAAGACAGGCATTCTCAAAGATCTTTCCCACGTTGACCTGGGCGATCTTAAGACTCTAGTGGATGTCTCAAAGAGTGCATTGACAGGAGAGGCTTTGGACGACAGGAAGTATATCATGGAGCGAGTTATCCAG CTCTCCGCTGGCTTACCCTCAACGTCCCAGATTGGTAAAGAATTGACGAATACCTTTTTGACCACTCTGTGGAATGACTTGGAGCACCCACCAATCTC CTATCTTGGCCGTGATGCAATGTACCGAAGAGCGGATGGATCTGGCAAT AACGTGCTTTGGCCACATATCGGTGCGGCTGGGACTCCGTATGCAAGATCTGTACAGCCCAAAACTGTGCAGTCTCCGAACCTACCAGATCCCGAAACTCTTTTTGATTGCCTTTTGGCACGAAAAGAGTACAAAGAACATCCCAATAAAATATCTAGTGTATTATTCTACATTGCATCCATCATTATCCATG ATCTATTCGAGACGGATCGTAAAGATCCAGCAATCAGCCTCACTTCTTCATACTTGGATCTGTCTCCTTTGTATGGAAATAATCAACAAGAACAGGACCTCATCAGGACGTTCAAGGACGGTAAGCTCAAGCCAGACTGTTTCTCAACAAAACGTGTTCTGGGATTCCCTCCGGACGTTGGCGTAGTCTTGATCATGTTCAATCGTTTCCATAACTACGTGGTTGAAAAGCTTGCAATGATCAACGAGGGAGGCCGGTTTACAAAGCCGCAAGAGTCCGACACCGCAGCGTATGCGAAATATGACAACGATCTTTTCCAAACCGGCCGGCTTGTGACATGCGGCCTCTACGTCAACATCATTCTGAAGGATTATGTTCGCACCATTTTGAATATTAACAGAACAGACAGCATCTGGAGCCTGGACCCCCGTTCTGAAATGAAGGATGGATTACTTGGCAGggcagctgctcaagcgACGGGCAATCAAGTTGCTGCTGAGTTTAATCTCGTGTACCGCTGGCATTCTTGTATCTCCCAGCGAGATCAGAAATGGACTGAAGATATGTACCAAGAATTGTTCCCTGGGCAGGATCCCAGCAAAATCTCCCTGCAGGACTTCTTGCGAGGACTTGGTCGGTGGGAGGCTAAGCTGCCAGGAGAGCCTCGGGAGCGTCCGTTTGCTGGACTGCAGCGCAAGGCAGATGGATCGTACGACGACAATGACTTAGTCAAAATTTTCGAGGAAAGCGTTGAAGACTGCGCGGGTGCTTTCGGTGCTTTGCATGTTCCCACAGTCTTCAGGAGCATCGAGGCGCTTGGGATTCAGCAAGCCCGCTCCTGGAACCTGGCTACCCTAAACGAATTCAGGAAATACTTCAATTTAGCTCCCTACAAGACATTTGAGGAGATTAACTCAGATCCATACGTCGCAGACCAGCTCAAGCGGCTCTACGACCATCCTGATCGGGTTGAGATATACCCTGGTATCATTGTGGAAGACGCGAAAGAGTCGATGGCTCCTGGCAGTGGACTCTGCACCAACTTTACGATTTCTAGGGCCATTCTGTCAGACGCTGTTGCTTTGGTTCGTGGTGACCGCTTTCACACCGTCGACTTCACACCGAAGCATCTCACAAACTGGGCGTACAATGAGATTCAGCCTCAGGATTCGGTCGACCAAACCCATGTCTTCTACAAACTTGTCTTGCGAGCTTTTCCGAACCACTTCAGGGGCGATTCAATCTATGCTCACTTCCCCCTTGTCGTACCATCCGAGAACAAGAAGATTCTGACCAAACTTGGAACCGCTGATAAGTATAGCTGGGATCGCCCCAACTATACGCCCCCGCCCCAGTTCATCAACTCCCATTCGGCCTGCATGTCCATACTGTCGGACCAGGAGACGTTCAAGGTTACTTGGGGTAGCAAGATTGAGTTTCTCATGCGCCACAATAATCAGCCCTACGGCAGAGACTTCATGCTATCTGGTGACAGGACCCCGAACGCCATGTCACGTCAAATGATGGGCAAGGCCCTCTATCGTGATAAATGGGAGACTGAAGTCAAGAGGTTCTATGAGAATATTACTTTGAAGCTTTTGCACAGGTACTCTTACAAGCTTGCTGGTGTCAACCAAGTTGATGTCGTCCGCGATATTGCAAACCTGGCGCAGGTTCACTTCTGTGCTTCCGTATTTTCGCTACCATTGAAAACCGAATCCAATCCCCGAGGCATCTTCACGGAGTCAGAGTTGTACCAAATTATGGCGGTCGTATTTACTTCCATCTTTTACGATGCAGATATTGGGAAGTCTTTCGAGCTTAACCAAGCGGCTCGGGCCGTGACGCAGCAGCTTGGCCAGCTCACACTGGCTAACGTTGAGCTCATCGCAAAGACCGGTTTCATTGCCAATCTTGTCAATAGTCTGCATCGGCACGATGTCCTCAGCGAATATGGCGTCCATATGATTCAGCGCCTGCTTGACAGCGGGATGCCAGCGCCTGAAATCGTTTGGACACACGTTCTGCCAACTGCTGGAGGAATGGTAGCCAACCAAGCACAGCTTTTCTCCCAGTCTCTTGACTATTACCTCTCAGAAGAGGGCTCAGTTCACTTGCCCGAGATCAATCgcctggccaaggaagacacCACTGAAGCCGACGATCTACTACTACGATA CTTCATGGAGGGCGCCCGGATACGGTCGTCGGTTGCCTTGCCGCGAGTTGTTGCACAACCCACAGTTGTCGAGGACAACGGCCAGAAGATCACACTGAAACAAGGCCAGCATATTATTTGTAACTTG GTTTCGGCTTCCATGGACCCTGTCACTTTTCCAGAGCCCGACAAGGTCAAACTCGACCGCGACATGAACCTATACGCTCATTTCGGTTTCGGGCCCCACCAGTGTCTCGGGCTTGGTCTTTGTAAAACCGCGCTTACGACCATGCTAAAGGTCATTGGACGGCTAGATAACCTTCGCCGGGCGCCCGGTGGACAAggcaagctgaagaagctttcAGGCCCTGGTGGGATTGCCATGTACATGACTCCGGACCAGACTGcctttttccccttcccaACCACGATGAAGATTCAGTGGGATGGCGATTTGCCAGAAGTAAAGGAGTGA